TTGGCGGGGTGACGATCCAGCCGTCCGAATTCGCCAAACCCGCCTTTGCCGTGGTTGCCGCCTCCTTCTTCAGCGCCAGCCGCCTCGGCGAGGATATTCCCGGCTACACCATGTCGACCGCGCTCTATTTCGTGATCGTCACGCTGCTTTTGCTACAGCCCGATGTCGGCCAGTCCATCATCCTGAGCGCCATCTGGTTCGTGCAGTTCTTCCTGGCGGGCCTGCCAATGATGCTGGTGATCGTCATGGCGCTTGCCGGTGTCATGAGCCTGGTCGGCGCCTATTTCATCTTCCCCCATGTGCAAAGCCGTATTGATCGCTTCCTGGACCCGGCATCGGGCGACAGCTATCAGATCGACCGTGCCATGGATGCCTTCATGAATGGCGGTATCCTTGGAACCGGACCGGGCGAAGGCACTGTCAAGAACACCCTGCCCGATGGCCACGCCGACTTTATCCTGGCGGTCGCGGGTGAGGAATTCGGCCTTATTCTGTGCCTGATCATCGTCTTGCTTTATGCCTTTGTGGTGTTGCGCGGCTTCACCCGCGTACTGAACAGCAACAATCTGTTTGTGGTCCTCGCCGCAACCGGCCTGCTGGTGCAGTTCGGCCTGCAGGCGCTGGTCAACATGGCCTCAACGCTGAGCCTGATCCCGACCAAGGGCATGACCCTGCCCTTCATTTCCTATGGTGGTTCCTCCCTGATCGCACTGGCGATCGGCATGGGGATGCTGCTGGCAGTGACGCGTTCGCGTCCGGGAGGTACGGTATGAGCCGCCTGATCGTTCTGGCAACCGGTGGTACTGGCGGACATGTCTTCCCGGCGCAGGCCCTGGCGGAAGAATTGGGGGCGCGCGGCTATCGCCTGGCACTGATCACCGACCGGCGCGGCGATGCCTACAGCGGCCCGCTCGGCAGCCTTGAAACCCACACCATCAGCGCCGCCGGGGTTTCCGGACGTGGCAAGCTGGGCGTTATTTCCGCGCTGGCGCGGCTTGGCGTGGGATATTTCCAGGCACGCAAGTTCCTGAAACGGCTGAAGCCCGATGCGGTCGTCGGGTTCGGCGGATATCCTTCCCTGCCGGCCATGATGGCGGCAAGTCACCTCGGCCTCAAAACCGTCGTGCATGAACAGAATGCGGTGCTGGGCCGAGCCAACCGCCTGCTGGCCTCCCGCGTGGACCGAATTGCGGCGTCCTTT
The Aestuariispira ectoiniformans genome window above contains:
- the ftsW gene encoding putative lipid II flippase FtsW, giving the protein MSIARNDTSILGRWWWEVDRWTLFAILALCGIGVVLTLSASPSVAERIGADSMHFVRKQVTLLLPALCIMIGVSLLELRNIRRLAIVLVGVSIVLLMGTLVFGTEIKGATRWVSFGGVTIQPSEFAKPAFAVVAASFFSASRLGEDIPGYTMSTALYFVIVTLLLLQPDVGQSIILSAIWFVQFFLAGLPMMLVIVMALAGVMSLVGAYFIFPHVQSRIDRFLDPASGDSYQIDRAMDAFMNGGILGTGPGEGTVKNTLPDGHADFILAVAGEEFGLILCLIIVLLYAFVVLRGFTRVLNSNNLFVVLAATGLLVQFGLQALVNMASTLSLIPTKGMTLPFISYGGSSLIALAIGMGMLLAVTRSRPGGTV